In a single window of the Jaculus jaculus isolate mJacJac1 chromosome 9, mJacJac1.mat.Y.cur, whole genome shotgun sequence genome:
- the LOC123463438 gene encoding glutamine synthetase-like: MATSASSTLNKGIQQMYMALPQGEKVHSMYVWIDGTGEGLRCKTRTLDCEPKCVEELPEWNFDGSSTFQSEGSNSDMYLLPVAMFRDPFRKDPNKLVFCEVFKYNRKPAETNLRHTCKRIMDMVSNQHPWFGMEQEYTLMGTDGHPFGWPSNGFPGPQGPYYCGVGADKAYGRDIVEAHYRACLYAGVKITGTNAEVMPAQWEFQIGPCEGIRMGDHLWVARFILHRVCEDFGVIATFDPKPIPGNWNGAGCHTNFSTKAMREENGLKYIEEAIEKLSKRHQYHIRAYDPKGGLDNARRLTGFHETSNINDFSAGVANRSASIRIPRSVGQEKRGYFEDRRPSANCDPFAVTEAIICTCLLNENGDEPFQYKN, translated from the coding sequence atggccacctcaGCAAGTTCCACCTTGAACAAAGGCATCCAGCAGATGTACATGGCCCTGCCTCAAGGCGAGAAAGTCCACTCCATGTATGTCTGGATCGATGGTACTGGAGAAGGGCTGCGCTGCAAGACCCGCACCCTGGACTGTGAGCCCAAGTGTGTAGAAGAGTTGCCGGAATGGAATTTTGATGGCTCTAGCACTTTCCAGTCTGAAGGCTCCAACAGTGACATGTACCTCCTCCCAGTTGCCATGTTCCGTGACCCTTTCCGCAAGGATCCCAACAAGCTGGTGTTCTGTGAAGTTTTCAAGTATAATCGGAAGCCTGCCGAAACCAATTTAAGGCACACCTGTAAGCGGATCATGGACATGGTCAGCAACCAGCACCCCTGGTTTGGAATGGAGCAGGAATACACTCTCATGGGGACGGATGGGCACCCctttggttggccttccaatggcTTCCCTGGGCCCCAAGGCCCGTATTACTGTGGCGTGGGAGCTgacaaagcctatggcagagataTCGTGGAGGCTCACTACCGGGCCTGCTTGTATGCTGGAGTCAAGATCACGGGAACAAATGCCGAGGTCATGCCTGCCCAGTGGGAATTCCAAATTGGACCCTGTGAAGGAATCCGCATGGGAGATCACCTGTGGGTGGCCCGCTTTATCTTACATCGTGTATGTGAAGACTTTGGCGTGATAGCAACCTTTGACCCTAAGCCCATTCCTGGGAACTGGAACGGCGCAGGCTGCCATACCAACTTCAGCACGAAGGCCATGCGGGAGGAGAATGGCCTGAAGTACATTGAGGAGGCCATTGAGAAACTCAGCAAGCGGCACCAGTACCACATCCGTGCCTACGATCCCAAGGGAGGCCTGGACAATGCCCGGCGCCTGACTGGCTTCCACGAGACCTCCAACATCAACGACTTTTCCGCCGGTGTTGCCAACCGCAGCGCCAGCATCCGCATTCCCCGGTCTGTTGGCCAGGAGAAGAGGGGTTATTTCGAAGACCGGCGCCCTTCTGCCAACTGCGACCcctttgcagtgacagaggcCATCATCTGTACGTGTCTTCTCAACGAGAATGGCGACGAGCCCTTCCAGTACAAAAACTAA